In the genome of Neisseria animaloris, one region contains:
- a CDS encoding gamma-butyrobetaine hydroxylase-like domain-containing protein produces the protein MKYEIPHEIRLQNSRAALTLVYDDFSRSLPAEFLRVYSPSAEVRGHAPGQEVLQTGKADVTITGLEPVGQYALKIVFSDGHDSGLYDWDYLYQLAYGYDTMWSDYLCRIEAAGASRIPATDDTEALNAKHLCGSGGCGKH, from the coding sequence ATGAAATATGAAATTCCCCATGAAATCCGCCTGCAAAACAGCCGTGCCGCATTGACTTTGGTATACGACGATTTTTCCCGAAGCCTGCCCGCCGAGTTTTTGCGTGTTTACTCACCCAGTGCGGAAGTGCGCGGCCATGCGCCCGGTCAAGAAGTATTGCAAACCGGTAAAGCCGATGTAACCATTACGGGCTTGGAACCGGTAGGGCAATATGCCCTCAAAATCGTTTTTTCAGACGGCCACGACAGCGGGCTTTACGATTGGGATTATCTGTATCAACTCGCCTACGGATACGATACAATGTGGTCGGATTATTTATGCAGAATCGAAGCCGCAGGTGCATCGCGGATTCCCGCAACCGATGATACGGAAGCCCTGAATGCAAAGCATTTGTGCGGTTCGGGCGGTTGCGGAAAACATTAA
- a CDS encoding sulfate/molybdate ABC transporter ATP-binding protein encodes MSITIQKLNKHFGSFHALNNINLNVPTGKLVSLLGPSGCGKTTLLRIIAGLENADGGSILFDGQDVTRKHVRERKVGFVFQHYALFRHMNVFDNIAFGLTVLPKSERPSKERIRAKVEELLQLVQLSHLAKAYPHQLSGGQRQRIALARALAVEPKLLLLDEPFGALDAKVRKELRKWLRDIHHELGVTSILVTHDQEEALEVSDEIVVMNHGRIEQTGTAESLYRQPENAFVTEFLGETDAFEGRIEKGEWHYNGFRWPLDLPGAWQEQIATAYVRPHEWTVADDSETPMLNGRIHTIRSAGALTHLTVAENSRDIHITFAGSDAPCLGLAIGQNIALVPKQIYVFSQNELIDFSI; translated from the coding sequence ATGAGCATCACCATTCAAAAACTCAACAAACACTTCGGCTCATTTCACGCCCTCAACAACATCAACCTCAACGTGCCCACCGGCAAACTCGTGTCGCTGCTCGGCCCTTCCGGCTGCGGCAAAACCACCCTGCTGCGCATCATCGCAGGTTTGGAAAACGCCGACGGCGGCAGCATTCTGTTCGACGGCCAAGACGTTACCCGCAAACATGTGCGCGAGCGCAAAGTCGGCTTCGTATTCCAGCATTACGCCTTGTTCCGCCACATGAACGTGTTCGACAACATCGCCTTCGGCCTCACCGTATTGCCCAAATCCGAACGCCCGAGCAAAGAGCGCATCCGCGCCAAAGTGGAAGAATTGCTGCAACTCGTGCAGCTTTCGCACTTGGCCAAAGCCTATCCGCACCAACTTTCAGGCGGCCAACGCCAACGCATCGCCCTTGCCCGCGCCTTAGCCGTCGAACCCAAACTGCTGCTGCTCGACGAACCTTTCGGCGCGCTCGATGCCAAAGTGCGCAAAGAGCTGCGCAAATGGCTGCGCGATATCCACCACGAACTCGGCGTAACCAGCATCCTCGTTACCCACGACCAAGAAGAAGCCCTTGAAGTATCAGACGAAATCGTGGTGATGAACCACGGCAGAATCGAACAGACCGGCACCGCCGAAAGTCTCTATCGCCAACCCGAAAACGCCTTCGTAACCGAGTTTTTGGGCGAAACCGATGCCTTTGAAGGCAGAATAGAAAAAGGCGAATGGCATTACAACGGTTTCAGATGGCCTTTAGACCTGCCCGGTGCATGGCAGGAACAGATTGCTACCGCCTACGTGCGCCCGCACGAATGGACAGTTGCCGACGACAGCGAAACGCCGATGCTCAACGGCCGCATCCACACCATCCGCTCCGCCGGCGCACTCACCCATCTGACCGTAGCGGAAAACAGTCGGGACATACACATTACCTTTGCCGGCAGCGATGCCCCCTGCCTCGGACTCGCAATCGGACAGAATATTGCACTAGTGCCGAAACAAATTTACGTATTTTCTCAAAACGAACTGATAGATTTTTCGATTTAG
- the ubiE gene encoding bifunctional demethylmenaquinone methyltransferase/2-methoxy-6-polyprenyl-1,4-benzoquinol methylase UbiE: protein MSDNKTHFGYQTVDESEKAGKVAEVFHSVAKNYDIMNDVMSGGLHRVWKHFTINTARLRKGDKVLDIAGGTGDLSRGWAKRVGKEGEVWLTDINSSMLTVGRDRLLNEGLILPVSLADAEKLPFPDDYFNLVSVAFGLRNMTHKDAALKEMHRVLKPGGTLLVLEFSKVFKPLAPAYDLYSFKLLPLMGKMIAKDADSYQYLAESIRMHPDQETLKQMMLDAGFDSVEYHNMTAGVVALHKGVKF from the coding sequence ATGAGCGACAACAAAACCCATTTCGGCTATCAAACCGTCGATGAAAGCGAAAAAGCAGGCAAAGTGGCCGAAGTTTTTCATTCGGTAGCCAAAAACTACGACATCATGAACGACGTTATGTCGGGCGGCCTGCATCGGGTGTGGAAACATTTCACCATCAACACCGCACGCCTGCGCAAAGGCGATAAGGTGCTCGACATTGCCGGCGGTACGGGCGATTTGTCGCGCGGCTGGGCAAAGCGCGTAGGCAAAGAGGGCGAAGTATGGCTTACCGATATCAATTCATCTATGCTCACGGTAGGGCGCGACCGCTTGTTGAATGAAGGATTGATTTTGCCGGTGTCGCTGGCCGATGCCGAAAAACTTCCGTTTCCGGACGATTATTTTAACCTTGTTTCCGTTGCTTTCGGTTTGCGTAACATGACGCATAAAGATGCCGCCTTAAAAGAAATGCACCGCGTGCTGAAACCCGGCGGCACTTTGCTGGTGTTGGAATTTTCAAAAGTATTCAAACCGTTGGCTCCGGCCTATGATTTATATTCATTCAAACTGTTGCCGCTGATGGGTAAAATGATTGCCAAAGATGCCGACAGTTACCAATATCTTGCCGAATCCATCCGTATGCATCCGGATCAGGAAACTTTGAAACAAATGATGTTGGATGCCGGTTTTGACAGTGTCGAATACCACAACATGACCGCCGGTGTGGTGGCGTTGCACAAAGGTGTGAAGTTTTAA
- the cysW gene encoding sulfate ABC transporter permease subunit CysW: MKTNPPNPNLTEPRWLRLTLIAVALAFLLLMLVVPLAAVFYEALKGGWDLYVQSITDPEAWSAIKLTLITAAIVVPVNAVLGVAMAWLLTRFNFRGKQLLTTLLDLPFSVSPVVAGLMFVLLFGAHTALGGWLEAQGIQIIFAIPGIILATLFVTFPFVARELIPLMQAQGDSEEQAALILGASGWQMFWRVTLPNIKWALLYGIILTNARAMGEFGAVSVVSGHIRGETNTIPLLVEIFYNEYNFTGAFALSGILALLALATLAVQNIITRIQERKLAAAERNAA, encoded by the coding sequence ATGAAAACCAATCCGCCCAACCCCAACCTGACCGAACCGCGCTGGCTGCGGCTGACACTGATTGCCGTTGCGCTGGCGTTTCTGCTGCTGATGCTGGTGGTGCCGCTGGCCGCCGTGTTTTACGAAGCCCTAAAAGGCGGTTGGGATTTATACGTCCAATCCATTACCGACCCCGAAGCATGGTCGGCCATCAAGCTCACGCTGATCACCGCCGCGATTGTGGTGCCGGTTAACGCCGTGTTGGGCGTAGCGATGGCTTGGCTGCTTACCCGCTTTAACTTCCGCGGCAAGCAGCTGCTCACCACCCTGCTCGACTTGCCGTTTTCGGTGTCGCCCGTGGTGGCCGGTTTGATGTTTGTGCTGCTGTTCGGCGCACACACCGCGCTCGGCGGCTGGCTCGAAGCGCAGGGCATTCAGATTATTTTCGCCATTCCCGGCATTATTCTCGCCACGCTTTTCGTTACCTTTCCGTTTGTTGCCCGCGAACTGATTCCGCTGATGCAGGCGCAGGGCGACAGCGAAGAACAGGCCGCCTTGATTCTCGGCGCAAGCGGCTGGCAGATGTTTTGGCGCGTTACCCTGCCCAACATCAAATGGGCGCTGCTCTACGGCATCATTCTCACCAACGCCCGCGCGATGGGCGAATTCGGCGCGGTAAGCGTGGTTTCGGGGCACATCCGCGGCGAAACCAACACCATTCCGCTGCTGGTGGAAATTTTCTACAACGAATACAACTTTACCGGCGCATTCGCCCTATCCGGTATTTTGGCATTGCTGGCACTCGCCACCCTTGCCGTGCAAAACATCATCACCCGCATTCAAGAACGCAAACTCGCCGCTGCCGAAAGGAACGCCGCATGA
- a CDS encoding nitrate reductase subunit alpha has translation MSHFLDRLKFFSQKHEPFANGHGVVTEEDRKWENAYRSRWQHDKVVRSTHGVNCTGSCSWKVYVKNGLITWETQQTDYPRTRPDLPNHEPRGCPRGASYSWYVYSAQRVKYPMIRGVLAEMWREARKTMQPVEAWAYIVEDEARAKSFKTQRGLGGFVRSTWEEANELVAAANAYTVKNYGPDRVIGFSPIPAMSMVSYAAGVRYLSLMGGVAMSFYDWYCDLPPASPQIWGEQTDVAESADWYNSNYLMVWGSNVPMTRTPDAHFYTEVRYKGTKTVAVSSDFSEMAKFGDIWLAPRQGTDAALAMAMGHVILKEFHVENPSPYFTDYIRRLTDMPILVHLEQEGSGYAPKYFLRASELDGNFGENDNPDWKTLAWDELSDGLMVPNGSIGFRWDGSGKWNLETQAQGNEVRAALSLKNRSDEVVEVGFTYFGGEHDEVIYRKVPAKRIPLADGKSALVATVFDLMVANYGVDNGLGCENCAKDYFDDKPYTPAWQEKHTGVKPELVIQVAREFAQNAHDTEGRSMVIVGAGLNHWYHMDMAYRGIINMLMMCGAIGKSGGGWCHYVGQEKLRPQSGWIPLTFATDWHRPPRQMNSTSFFYAHTSQWRHEKVAVDEILAPNADGSMGKLSMIDYNAKAERMGWLPSAPQLGANPLDIVDQAEAAGVDPAQYVAGRLKDGTLDMACNDPDNPQNFPRNLFVWRSNLLGSSGKGHEYFLKYLLGTQNAVLSDENDEECIKPSEIKVRPAAEGKLDLLVVLDFRMSTTCLYGDIVLPTATWYEKDDLNTSDMHPFIHPLTEAVQPLWQSKTDWEIYKGFAKKFSEIAKDYIGVRKDIVLTPLMHDSPQELGQPFDPKDWKHGECDPIPGKTMPAMTVVERDYGAIYEKFTSVGPLLEKVNNNGKGMAWDTKHEVEFLRKLNGVQASGAGKGQPKIETAIDACEMVLTLAPETNGHVAKKAWQALGKATGRDHTHLINSSEHTAIRFRDIVAQPRKIVTSPIWSGVESEEVCYNAGYTNVHELIPWRTITGRQQFYQDHKWMRDFGEHLCVYKPAVDFKTTKKLLGKYPNGNKEITLNFLTPHQKWGIHSTYSENLRMLTLSRGGPHVWISEIDAKKAGIVDNDWVEVFNANGTIACRAVVSQRIPETMILMYHAQEKIVHTPAGEVSKKRGGIHNSVTRAILKPTHMIGGYAQLAYGFNYYGTVGSNRDEWVIVRKMSKVDWMDTPV, from the coding sequence ATGAGCCACTTTTTAGACCGTCTGAAATTTTTCAGCCAAAAACACGAACCGTTTGCCAACGGGCACGGGGTGGTAACCGAAGAAGACCGTAAGTGGGAAAATGCCTACCGCAGCCGCTGGCAGCACGACAAGGTGGTGCGTTCCACCCACGGCGTAAACTGTACCGGCTCGTGCAGCTGGAAGGTGTATGTGAAAAACGGCCTGATTACATGGGAAACCCAACAGACCGACTATCCGCGCACCCGCCCCGATTTACCCAACCACGAACCGCGGGGCTGCCCGCGCGGGGCTTCGTACAGCTGGTATGTGTATTCCGCCCAACGAGTGAAATATCCGATGATACGCGGCGTGTTGGCGGAAATGTGGCGCGAGGCGCGCAAAACCATGCAGCCTGTCGAGGCATGGGCTTATATCGTTGAAGACGAAGCACGGGCCAAATCGTTCAAAACCCAGCGCGGTTTGGGCGGGTTTGTGCGCTCTACTTGGGAAGAAGCCAATGAACTGGTGGCGGCCGCCAATGCTTACACCGTTAAAAACTACGGCCCCGACCGGGTCATCGGCTTCTCGCCGATTCCTGCCATGTCGATGGTGAGCTATGCCGCCGGTGTACGTTATCTCAGCCTGATGGGCGGTGTGGCGATGTCGTTCTACGATTGGTATTGCGACTTACCGCCTGCCAGCCCGCAAATTTGGGGCGAGCAAACCGACGTGGCCGAGTCTGCCGACTGGTACAACTCGAATTATCTGATGGTATGGGGTTCCAACGTGCCGATGACGCGCACGCCCGATGCCCACTTCTACACCGAAGTGCGCTACAAAGGCACCAAAACCGTGGCGGTTTCTTCCGATTTCAGCGAGATGGCGAAATTCGGCGATATTTGGTTGGCGCCGAGACAAGGCACCGATGCGGCTTTGGCAATGGCGATGGGACACGTTATCCTTAAAGAATTTCATGTCGAGAACCCGTCTCCTTACTTTACCGACTATATCCGCCGTTTAACCGATATGCCGATTTTGGTACACCTTGAGCAGGAAGGCAGCGGTTATGCACCCAAATATTTCCTGCGTGCGTCCGAATTGGACGGGAACTTCGGCGAAAACGACAATCCCGATTGGAAAACGCTGGCTTGGGACGAGCTTTCAGACGGCCTGATGGTACCCAACGGTTCTATCGGTTTCCGTTGGGACGGCAGCGGTAAATGGAATTTGGAAACGCAGGCTCAAGGCAATGAAGTGCGTGCCGCGCTGTCGCTGAAAAACCGTTCGGACGAAGTGGTGGAAGTCGGCTTCACCTATTTCGGCGGCGAGCACGACGAAGTGATTTACCGCAAAGTGCCTGCCAAACGCATTCCTTTGGCCGACGGCAAAAGCGCATTGGTGGCGACCGTATTCGATCTGATGGTGGCCAACTACGGTGTGGACAACGGCTTGGGCTGCGAAAATTGTGCCAAAGATTATTTCGATGACAAGCCTTATACTCCCGCATGGCAGGAAAAACACACCGGCGTGAAACCCGAATTGGTGATTCAGGTAGCCCGCGAGTTCGCCCAAAACGCCCACGATACCGAAGGCCGCAGCATGGTGATTGTCGGTGCAGGTTTGAACCACTGGTACCACATGGATATGGCGTATCGCGGCATCATCAATATGTTGATGATGTGCGGTGCCATTGGAAAATCCGGCGGCGGCTGGTGTCACTATGTCGGTCAAGAAAAGCTGCGCCCGCAAAGCGGCTGGATTCCGCTGACCTTCGCGACCGACTGGCACCGTCCGCCGCGCCAGATGAACAGCACCTCGTTCTTCTACGCCCATACCAGCCAATGGCGGCATGAAAAAGTAGCCGTAGATGAAATTCTCGCGCCTAATGCCGACGGCAGCATGGGTAAGCTCTCGATGATCGATTACAACGCCAAAGCCGAACGCATGGGTTGGCTGCCGAGCGCACCGCAATTGGGCGCAAACCCCTTGGATATTGTCGATCAGGCCGAAGCTGCCGGTGTCGATCCCGCCCAATATGTGGCAGGCCGTCTGAAAGACGGTACGCTGGATATGGCGTGTAACGACCCGGACAACCCGCAAAACTTCCCGCGCAACCTGTTTGTGTGGCGTTCCAACCTGCTCGGTTCTTCCGGCAAAGGGCACGAGTATTTCCTCAAATATCTGCTGGGCACGCAAAACGCCGTGTTGAGCGACGAAAACGACGAAGAGTGCATCAAGCCGTCTGAAATCAAGGTTCGCCCCGCGGCAGAAGGCAAACTCGATTTGCTCGTGGTGCTCGATTTCCGCATGTCCACCACCTGCTTGTACGGCGATATCGTGCTGCCTACCGCCACATGGTATGAAAAAGACGACCTCAACACCTCGGATATGCATCCGTTTATCCACCCGCTCACCGAGGCCGTACAACCGCTGTGGCAAAGCAAAACCGACTGGGAAATCTATAAAGGCTTTGCCAAAAAATTCAGCGAAATCGCCAAAGACTATATCGGCGTGCGCAAAGACATCGTACTTACCCCGCTGATGCACGACAGCCCGCAGGAACTCGGCCAGCCGTTCGACCCGAAAGACTGGAAACACGGCGAATGCGACCCGATTCCCGGCAAAACCATGCCCGCCATGACCGTGGTGGAACGAGATTACGGCGCGATTTACGAAAAATTCACTTCCGTCGGCCCCTTGTTGGAAAAAGTGAACAACAACGGTAAAGGCATGGCTTGGGATACCAAGCACGAAGTCGAATTTTTACGCAAACTCAACGGCGTGCAAGCAAGCGGCGCAGGCAAAGGCCAGCCGAAAATCGAAACCGCCATCGATGCCTGCGAAATGGTGCTGACCCTCGCGCCCGAAACCAACGGCCACGTTGCCAAAAAAGCATGGCAAGCCTTGGGCAAAGCCACCGGCCGCGACCATACCCACCTGATTAACAGCAGCGAACACACCGCCATCCGTTTCCGCGACATCGTTGCCCAGCCGCGCAAAATCGTTACCTCGCCGATTTGGTCTGGCGTGGAAAGCGAAGAAGTGTGCTACAACGCCGGCTACACCAACGTACACGAACTCATCCCGTGGCGCACCATTACCGGCCGCCAGCAGTTCTACCAAGACCACAAATGGATGCGCGATTTCGGCGAACACCTGTGCGTGTACAAACCCGCCGTAGACTTTAAAACCACCAAGAAACTTTTGGGCAAATACCCCAACGGCAATAAGGAAATCACCCTTAACTTCCTCACGCCGCACCAAAAATGGGGCATCCACAGCACCTATTCGGAAAACCTGCGTATGCTCACCCTTTCGCGCGGCGGCCCGCATGTGTGGATTTCCGAAATTGATGCCAAAAAAGCCGGTATCGTCGATAACGACTGGGTAGAAGTGTTCAACGCCAACGGCACGATTGCCTGCCGCGCCGTTGTCAGCCAGCGTATTCCCGAAACCATGATCCTGATGTACCACGCACAGGAAAAAATCGTCCACACTCCGGCGGGCGAGGTTTCCAAAAAACGCGGCGGCATCCATAACTCCGTCACCCGCGCCATTCTGAAACCCACCCACATGATCGGCGGCTACGCCCAACTGGCCTACGGTTTCAACTACTACGGCACGGTAGGCTCCAACCGCGACGAATGGGTGATTGTGCGCAAGATGAGCAAAGTGGATTGGATGGATACACCTGTGTAA
- a CDS encoding M16 family metallopeptidase produces the protein MLFIRLILIMSVVSATLFVHAGETAHIQGKLANGLAYHIFHVPSADKRLVLRLQVNVGAADENEEEEGLAHIVEHMVFQSAPDFPSGLSDALNGQGWQLGRHYNAQTGYYFTRYLLTPPQGKKQLGNALAVYRQILSPRSFSPADWTKEKQVILSEWRQQQTLEGRLKRQEHALLYSGSRQARYAPIGSKTAIENARIEAIDAFRQKWYGSNNAVLVVMGDIDPEKTATAIETSLGRLKPIPLPERRLEEYEPVLKTGWHTGYVRDKDNTDHKITLVFRFGNALSQSNNTEGYYQRLLDNFAAYIIHRRIEQSGQPVSLKSGNIGKKTGSLGFYMDAALNRHAAATDNLRELHQHILQQPATDEEVAAYRKILHGNTKPTGLADDLNQTVLLVDNILLNGKPLPTVENRKTERGQLYRINVAAVNKRIGEWLNADDKLLIIQASNSEKPVPPNINPLPAGKLKAATQPVIGKPFFAVHKGQGRIVFEGYDSDNKVSYLQFENGDKAVLLQHPSANGKLYFKAVSETGYLHSGVNAWQAQLAAKIIANSAPAGFTATQLKQWQQQQGIKFAYQLSGDKQITGAQVPQAGFEKLLQLYRSRQTAPTTDNWQETLEAEAVKLPIYLQSVPGRQELELEQLRFGVPESRPANGDEIRALDRGELLNQWQKLVSSPVNYYIVSNMPSEKIKTLLAQYLADIPRSTAVHSVPALQEGATLRRAPINDTDGTDVNAWSWQAFYDWTPDTSEQIPLLVNLANARLKDELRSRRQSAYGVKFTAMPQPSHNRVESNLFFSTTPERAAEAWQAAQQVLTRLPENISKTEAYNLQRLFIEQEAKRRQNPEVWLERLAASHRHYGDARYLGRLPELHRTIIQTRLRQTAKLLWSEQNARALLIDPQK, from the coding sequence ATGTTATTCATCCGCCTGATTCTGATAATGTCGGTTGTCTCCGCCACACTGTTTGTGCACGCGGGAGAAACCGCCCACATACAAGGCAAGCTCGCCAACGGTTTGGCGTATCATATTTTTCACGTTCCTTCGGCGGACAAAAGGTTGGTATTGCGTTTGCAGGTCAATGTCGGCGCAGCGGACGAAAACGAGGAAGAAGAAGGGTTGGCGCATATCGTCGAGCATATGGTTTTTCAAAGCGCACCCGATTTCCCTTCCGGTTTGTCCGATGCGCTCAACGGGCAGGGTTGGCAGCTCGGCCGGCATTACAATGCTCAAACCGGTTATTATTTCACCCGTTACCTGCTCACTCCTCCTCAAGGAAAAAAACAGCTTGGCAACGCTTTGGCCGTTTACCGTCAAATTCTTTCTCCACGCAGTTTCTCTCCGGCAGACTGGACAAAAGAAAAACAGGTTATCTTGAGCGAATGGCGGCAACAGCAAACGCTTGAAGGCCGTCTGAAAAGGCAGGAACACGCTTTGTTATACAGCGGTTCGCGCCAGGCCCGTTATGCGCCGATCGGCAGCAAAACAGCCATTGAAAATGCCCGAATTGAAGCTATCGATGCCTTCCGGCAAAAATGGTACGGCAGCAACAATGCCGTGCTGGTGGTGATGGGCGATATTGATCCTGAAAAAACCGCAACCGCCATAGAAACTTCATTAGGCCGTCTGAAACCGATTCCGTTGCCGGAGCGCCGCCTTGAGGAATACGAGCCTGTCTTGAAAACCGGCTGGCATACCGGGTATGTGCGCGATAAAGACAATACCGACCACAAAATCACTTTGGTTTTCCGTTTCGGCAATGCTTTGTCTCAAAGCAATAATACCGAAGGATACTACCAGCGGCTGCTGGACAACTTTGCCGCATATATCATCCATCGGCGCATCGAACAATCAGGACAGCCGGTGTCGTTGAAATCCGGCAATATCGGTAAAAAAACCGGTTCGCTCGGCTTCTATATGGATGCCGCCCTGAACCGGCATGCAGCTGCAACTGACAATCTGCGGGAGCTGCACCAACACATTTTGCAGCAACCTGCTACCGACGAAGAAGTTGCGGCCTACCGCAAAATATTGCACGGCAATACGAAACCGACCGGTTTGGCGGACGATCTCAATCAAACTGTTCTTCTTGTCGATAATATCCTGCTGAATGGCAAACCGCTGCCCACTGTAGAAAATCGCAAAACCGAGCGCGGCCAGCTTTACCGCATCAACGTCGCCGCCGTAAACAAGCGCATCGGCGAATGGTTGAATGCAGACGATAAGCTGTTGATTATCCAAGCATCAAACTCGGAAAAGCCCGTGCCGCCGAACATCAATCCTTTACCCGCAGGCAAATTGAAAGCAGCAACGCAGCCTGTTATCGGCAAGCCGTTTTTTGCCGTTCACAAAGGACAGGGCAGAATCGTTTTCGAAGGTTATGACAGCGATAATAAAGTAAGCTATCTTCAGTTTGAAAACGGAGATAAAGCCGTATTGCTGCAACATCCCTCGGCAAACGGCAAGCTCTATTTCAAAGCTGTTAGCGAAACGGGTTATCTGCATAGCGGCGTGAACGCATGGCAGGCGCAATTGGCGGCAAAAATTATTGCGAACTCTGCTCCCGCAGGCTTTACAGCGACGCAACTCAAGCAATGGCAGCAACAGCAGGGCATAAAATTTGCTTACCAATTAAGCGGCGACAAGCAGATTACCGGTGCGCAAGTGCCGCAAGCCGGCTTTGAAAAGCTGCTGCAACTTTACCGTAGCCGCCAAACCGCTCCGACAACCGACAACTGGCAGGAAACTTTGGAAGCCGAAGCCGTAAAACTGCCTATTTATCTGCAATCCGTTCCCGGCAGGCAAGAATTGGAGCTGGAGCAGCTTCGCTTCGGCGTTCCGGAAAGCCGGCCGGCAAACGGTGATGAAATCCGCGCACTCGACCGCGGCGAATTGCTGAACCAATGGCAAAAACTCGTTTCTTCTCCGGTGAATTATTACATCGTCAGCAATATGCCGTCTGAAAAAATCAAAACACTGCTGGCACAATATTTGGCGGACATTCCGCGTAGCACAGCCGTTCATAGCGTGCCTGCGCTGCAAGAAGGTGCGACCTTGCGTCGCGCACCGATTAACGATACTGACGGCACCGACGTCAACGCGTGGTCATGGCAGGCTTTTTATGATTGGACACCGGATACTTCCGAGCAGATTCCGCTGCTGGTCAACCTTGCCAATGCCCGTTTGAAAGACGAATTGCGCAGCCGCCGCCAAAGCGCGTACGGTGTAAAATTCACCGCTATGCCGCAGCCTTCGCATAACAGGGTGGAAAGCAATTTGTTTTTCAGCACCACGCCCGAACGGGCTGCCGAAGCATGGCAGGCCGCCCAGCAGGTTTTAACGAGGCTGCCCGAAAACATCAGCAAAACTGAAGCATACAATTTACAGCGGCTGTTTATCGAACAGGAAGCCAAACGCCGCCAAAACCCCGAAGTCTGGCTGGAACGGCTCGCCGCCAGCCACAGGCATTACGGAGATGCCCGTTACCTCGGTCGTTTGCCCGAACTGCACCGCACGATTATCCAAACCCGATTGCGGCAAACCGCCAAACTTTTATGGTCGGAGCAAAACGCAAGAGCACTTTTGATCGATCCGCAAAAATAA
- the uraH gene encoding hydroxyisourate hydrolase, protein MKFKTMLFIGLTGLVSSAFAADNYQLSTHILDINKGKPAPNVSVELYKLGNNGQWREIAENKTDGNGRIKNFLPLKPGADNKGIYKLKFKTKEYFAKDKVDNFYPFVEVSFELKDNNHYHVPITLSPFGYSTYRGS, encoded by the coding sequence ATGAAATTTAAAACCATGCTTTTTATCGGTTTGACCGGCTTGGTATCTTCGGCATTCGCCGCCGACAATTATCAATTGAGCACCCATATTTTGGATATCAACAAAGGCAAGCCCGCACCTAATGTCAGCGTGGAACTTTATAAATTGGGCAACAACGGTCAATGGCGTGAAATTGCCGAAAACAAAACCGACGGCAACGGCCGGATCAAAAACTTTTTGCCGTTAAAACCCGGTGCCGACAATAAAGGTATCTATAAACTTAAATTCAAAACCAAAGAATATTTTGCCAAAGACAAAGTCGATAATTTCTATCCGTTTGTCGAAGTTTCTTTCGAGTTGAAAGACAACAACCATTACCATGTGCCGATTACCTTGTCGCCGTTCGGTTATTCCACATATCGCGGCAGCTAA
- a CDS encoding TOBE domain-containing protein: MKTSARNQLAGTVKRIKQGAVNNEVIISLPSGHELTAIITCESCENLALKEGSPVVALIKSTNIIIATDLEHIKLSARNQLNGIISSIERGVVNSVVTVDLGNGVVVTAGITMQSTEQLDLHPGQRATVLFKANSVILGVLA; the protein is encoded by the coding sequence ATGAAAACCAGCGCACGCAACCAATTGGCAGGCACTGTAAAAAGGATCAAACAAGGTGCCGTAAACAACGAAGTCATTATCAGTTTGCCGAGCGGACACGAATTAACCGCCATAATCACTTGCGAAAGTTGCGAAAATCTGGCTCTTAAAGAAGGCAGCCCGGTTGTTGCGCTAATCAAATCGACCAACATCATTATTGCAACCGATCTGGAACATATCAAACTTTCTGCCCGCAACCAATTAAACGGCATCATCAGCAGTATTGAGCGCGGTGTGGTAAATTCGGTTGTTACGGTTGATTTGGGTAATGGTGTCGTTGTTACCGCAGGCATTACCATGCAAAGCACCGAACAACTCGATTTGCATCCCGGCCAACGTGCCACGGTTTTGTTTAAAGCCAACAGTGTGATTTTAGGGGTGTTGGCTTAA